The Planctomycetia bacterium sequence GCTTTCATTTCGTTGTACATGGGGAGGAGTTCTTTTTCGACATCAAGAGGTTGGAGGCCACCGGTGTCGTCGATCTTATGGCTGGCGTAGACCTGGGCAAGTTTCAGGAGGTCGGCGGTGGGACGAGTATCGGCAGAAAGGGCCCACACCCGTGCTGTCTGATCAGTTGAAGCTGTGACGACAGAGCGGCCATCGCTGCTGAAACTCGCTGATCTTAATTCATTTGGATGCATCAAAGGAGGAGTAAGGGGTTGACCGCTGACTGCATCCCACACACGCACTGTCTTATCCTGTGAAGCTGTAACGATACGGCGACCATCGCTGCTGAAACTCACTGACACAACTGCGGCTGTATGAGTTAAGGGAGGCGTGAGGGGTTGACCGCTGGTGGCATCCCACACACGCGCTGTCTTATCCTGTGAAGCTGTAACGATACGGCGACCATCACTGCTGAAACTCACTGACACAACTGCGGCTGTATGAGTTAAGGGAGGCGTGAGGGGTTGCCCGTTGGTGGCATCCCACACACGAGCTGTCTTATCCTGTGAAGCTGTAACGATACGGCGACCATCGGGACTGAAACTTGCAGAATTTACATTAAGTTGATGCGTCAAGGGTGGTGTGAGAGGTCTTCCGTTGGCTGCATTCCAAACCCGTGCTGTCCAATCTAAAGAGGTAATAATAACAACGCGACCATCGGAGTTGAAACTTGTTGATAGTACTGAGCCTTTATGCGTCATGGACGGTGTTATAGGTTGTCCACTGGCTGCATCCCACACCCGTATTGTCTTATCAATAGAGGTGGTAATGACACGGCGGCCATCGGAACTGAAATTTGCTGATTGTACCGAGTCTTCATGCGTCAAAGGCGGTGTTAGAGGTTGTCCACTGGCTGCATCCCACACCCGTGCTGTTTTATCACGAGACGCGGTTACGACACGATGGCTATCAGGACTGAAACCCGCTGACATGACCAAGTCTTGATGCGGCAAGGGCGGTGTTAGAGGTTGTCCGCTTGCTGCATCCCACACCCGTGCCGTTTTATCACGAGACGCGGTTACGACTCGATGGCTGTCAGGACTGAAACCCGCTGACATGACCAAGTCTTGATGCGGCAAGGGCTGTGTTAGAGGTTGTCCGCTTGCTGTATCCCACACCCGTACTGTCTTATCAAAAGAGGTGGTAATTACACGGCGGCTATCGGAACTGAAACTTGCTAATCGTACCGAGCCTTCATGCATTAAGGGCGGTGTGAGTGGTTGTCCGTTGGTTGCATCCCACACCCGTGCCGTTTTATCCCGAGAAGCGGTTACGACACGACGGCTATCAGGGCTGAAACCCGCAGACATTACCGAGCCTTTATGCGTCAAGGGTGATGTGAGTGGCTGACCGTTGGCTGAATCCCAGACCCGCGCCGTTCCATCTACTGAAGCAGTGACCACACAACGGCCATCGGAACTGAAACTTGCTGACAGTACCGAGTCTTGATGCGTCAAGGGCGGTGTGAGTGGTTGTCCGCTTGCTGCATCCCACACCCGTGCCGTTCCATCTACAGAAGTTGTGACGACACGACGGCCATCGGGGCAGAAACTCGCTGAGGTTACCAATCCTTTATGCGTTATGGGCGGAGTGAGAGGTTTACCTATGGCTATATCCCACACCTGTGCCGACCTATCTTTAGCAGAAGCGGTGAGAACACGACGGCCATCGGGACTGAAACTTGTGGTTGTCCACAGCACATAGTGATGCATCAAGGGCGGTGTTAGAGGTTGCCCACTGGCTGCATCCCAAACCCGTGCGGCTGGTCCCCACGCCCGTACTGCTACCTCCTCCATCCGTGCTCCAATGTCCATTGAAACAGTAACGACACGGAGGCCATCGGAACTGAAATTTGCTGACACTACCGAGTCTTTATGCGTCAAGGTCGGTGTTAGAGGTTGTCCGCTAGCTGCATCCCAAACCCGCGCAGTTTTATCCTCAGAAGCGGTAACAACACGACGGCCATCGGGACTGAAACTTGCTGAATTTACCCGACCTTGATGTGTTAAGGGCGGAGTAAGAGGCTGACCAGTAGTAACATTCCACACCCGTGCAGTCTTATCCTCAGATGCAGTAACGACACGGCGGCCATCAGGACTGAAACTTGCAGTAAATACTGAACTTTGATGCGTTAACATCTGTGAACAGTAAATTTGATTTAACTCTCCGCGGCGATGGTTGCCTAGTCTTTCCAGGGTGATACTTTTGAGCTCCGGCTGATCCGTAAGAATCTTCAACGGATGCGTAAACCACAGTAATCCCGTGAAGCGATCTCCCGTCTCTATATTCCGAAATCCTTCGCGGCTAGCATGTAAGACGACCAGTCGCTCCGCACGCTGTTTTTCCCTGAGAGATTCTTCAGCATTTTTTGAAGCAGTCTTCGCGTTCATTTCAGCTTTCTTCTCGTTTTCGGTTGCAGTTCTGGCATACTCCTTTGCCGTTATTGCATTCTCATCCGCCCGTTCTTTTTCCTTGAGCGCCCACCACGAGAGGCCGCTCGACAGTACCGTCGCTGCCACCAACACCGCTGCAATACCCACAGTCAGCCCCGCCACCACTGGATTCCTCTTGCACCAACGCCAGCCTCGTTCCAAACTTCCCACCGGCCTTGCCAAAATCGGCTCGCCTTTCAAATACCGTCTCAAATCAGCAGCCAACTCTGCACAACTGGCATAACGCCGGGCTGGTTCCTTCGCCATCGCTTTCAGGCAAATTGTTTCCAGATCAAGCGGAATGCGATCATTGATTTTGCGAGGCGACTTGGCTTCCTCGTGCAACACCTGATCCATCAGCATGCGGACGTTGCCACGGAATGGCAGCTCACCCGTCAGCAGTTCATAGAAGATTACGCCAAGCGAATACTCATCTGTGCGGCCATCAACTTCATGCCCTTCGCCTCTAGCCTGTTCGGGACTCATATAAGCAGGGGTGCCGAGGATTTGACCCTCCATAGTCATCGTTATCTCACCCGCATCACGTTTTGCCAAACCGAAGTCCATCAAAAATAACTTCTGAGTTCTGTGTCCTGAATGCTGAGTATCAGACGGTTGCTCAGGACTTTTTGCAAGCATGATATTGCTGGGCTTCACATCACGGTGAATGACGCCTTGAGTGTGCGCATAGTGAAGTGCATCCGCCAGTTCGGCAATCCACTGGGCAGCCTGCCGGAAGGTTGGCTCGTGAGCTGTGAGCCAGTCAGCTAGAGTAACACCATCGACAAAATCTGAAACGAGATAAGGCTGATCGTTTTGCGCACCCACTTCATGCACTGTAACAATACTTGGATGACGTAGTTGTGCAGCACTGCGGGCTTCGCGGAGAAAACGATCAATGCCAGCCTTGGATGGGGGCATGTTGCTTGCACGCGGCACCTTCAATGCAACCGTGCGATGCAAGTCGCTATCAACGGCTTTGTAAACGGTGCCGAACGCTCCCATGCCAACTTGTTGTTGTACCGCGAAACGGCCGAACAACTGGCCATGCTCAGCAGGCTTGAATTCAACTGTGGTTTTTGCATTGGTCAAATGGAAACTGGATCCACACGAAGGGCAAAGTACTTCGCCTTCAGGCAGTTCGACCACTTCTATCGGATTGCGGCAATGGGGACAGTTCAGGTGCATGCCTGATTCTAATGATGAGTCGTAGTGATTCAACAAGAAACTTGCCGTTCCCACACGACGAAATCTTCCACATTCCTGATTCCCTTTCCCCCGTCATGCTCTAACTGTCATCCTGCGTAGCCAGCATCATGGTGATGGGGCACGCACCAGGAGACAGAGACATGGCGAATAAGAGGCTGAAGGTTGGGGCAACCAGCGAAGCAAAACTGCCTGAAACGAAGGTCAAGGGAGAGAAAAAGCCGAAGTGGCAGGCGAAGACTGGTGGTTCCAAAAGCAAGAAGGCAACCGTTGAAACACCAGAGATTGTGGTCGAAACCGAGCAACTGCTGCAACCTGAGCCAACGGACGCCGCGACTGTGGCAACTAATTCAGACACCGGCAACGTGGAGCCAGCGACGGAAAACGTGGCGGCAACTGCTCATGAAGAATCTGATGTATCAGCACCCAACTTCGATGAACCAGCCATCAAGAAGCCCCGCAAACTCAAGGTCAAAGCCGACGCACCACCCAAGAAGCTCAGCATGAAGGCAGCAGCGCTACAGGTGCTACAAGTTCGCAAGGTCGCCATGACCTGCCCGGAGTTGATTGATGTGATGGCGATCGAAGGATTGTGGGTTTCTCCAGGTGGCAAGACTCCGTCGAACACTCTGTATGCTGCCATCAGCCGGATCATCAAGGAACAGGGGAAGGACTCGGCGATCAGGAAGGCGGAGAGGGGGAAGTTTGAGGCGGTGTAGTGGAGCTGGCGGAATGCGAATGACCCCGGCTGGGTGGCTGGGGTTGTTTTGCGTTGACACCAGGCACTCCCACTCATTGTCAGTAGCTCCCGTGACTTTACCAGACAATATGACGCTACTTGGACGCACGAAATAGGCGAGATTGAACTAAAGATTTCTTTTGACTTGGCCAACGTCTCTAGGCTAACCTCTGAACCAAACTACCTAATAGCTATTATTGGGATCCATAACTCCTTCATACGAAGTTTGGACTGAAAGCAACCAGTTAATGGAAGAGCTGTTCTCACGTGGTTGGCAAGAATTACTCGCACGGGATAGCGGGCCGCTGCATTTACGGCTCATTTTGCAGCCCGTGG is a genomic window containing:
- a CDS encoding winged helix-turn-helix domain-containing protein, with amino-acid sequence MANKRLKVGATSEAKLPETKVKGEKKPKWQAKTGGSKSKKATVETPEIVVETEQLLQPEPTDAATVATNSDTGNVEPATENVAATAHEESDVSAPNFDEPAIKKPRKLKVKADAPPKKLSMKAAALQVLQVRKVAMTCPELIDVMAIEGLWVSPGGKTPSNTLYAAISRIIKEQGKDSAIRKAERGKFEAV
- a CDS encoding protein kinase, encoding MHLNCPHCRNPIEVVELPEGEVLCPSCGSSFHLTNAKTTVEFKPAEHGQLFGRFAVQQQVGMGAFGTVYKAVDSDLHRTVALKVPRASNMPPSKAGIDRFLREARSAAQLRHPSIVTVHEVGAQNDQPYLVSDFVDGVTLADWLTAHEPTFRQAAQWIAELADALHYAHTQGVIHRDVKPSNIMLAKSPEQPSDTQHSGHRTQKLFLMDFGLAKRDAGEITMTMEGQILGTPAYMSPEQARGEGHEVDGRTDEYSLGVIFYELLTGELPFRGNVRMLMDQVLHEEAKSPRKINDRIPLDLETICLKAMAKEPARRYASCAELAADLRRYLKGEPILARPVGSLERGWRWCKRNPVVAGLTVGIAAVLVAATVLSSGLSWWALKEKERADENAITAKEYARTATENEKKAEMNAKTASKNAEESLREKQRAERLVVLHASREGFRNIETGDRFTGLLWFTHPLKILTDQPELKSITLERLGNHRRGELNQIYCSQMLTHQSSVFTASFSPDGRRVVTASEDKTARVWNVTTGQPLTPPLTHQGRVNSASFSPDGRRVVTASEDKTARVWDAASGQPLTPTLTHKDSVVSANFSSDGLRVVTVSMDIGARMEEVAVRAWGPAARVWDAASGQPLTPPLMHHYVLWTTTSFSPDGRRVLTASAKDRSAQVWDIAIGKPLTPPITHKGLVTSASFCPDGRRVVTTSVDGTARVWDAASGQPLTPPLTHQDSVLSASFSSDGRCVVTASVDGTARVWDSANGQPLTSPLTHKGSVMSAGFSPDSRRVVTASRDKTARVWDATNGQPLTPPLMHEGSVRLASFSSDSRRVITTSFDKTVRVWDTASGQPLTQPLPHQDLVMSAGFSPDSHRVVTASRDKTARVWDAASGQPLTPPLPHQDLVMSAGFSPDSHRVVTASRDKTARVWDAASGQPLTPPLTHEDSVQSANFSSDGRRVITTSIDKTIRVWDAASGQPITPSMTHKGSVLSTSFNSDGRVVIITSLDWTARVWNAANGRPLTPPLTHQLNVNSASFSPDGRRIVTASQDKTARVWDATNGQPLTPPLTHTAAVVSVSFSSDGRRIVTASQDKTARVWDATSGQPLTPPLTHTAAVVSVSFSSDGRRIVTASQDKTVRVWDAVSGQPLTPPLMHPNELRSASFSSDGRSVVTASTDQTARVWALSADTRPTADLLKLAQVYASHKIDDTGGLQPLDVEKELLPMYNEMKAKYPDEFIPKYEDTRRWRLKQIEECCRERNLPAALYHQNWLLAEAVVEATSKK